A stretch of the Chlamydia pecorum E58 genome encodes the following:
- a CDS encoding glucose-6-phosphate isomerase, giving the protein MSRKSFLECTSTSILQTLSLSPLDLTAPGVLSDERIRQFSLESEGFLFSFATERLDHAVLAALTSLAEERGLHESMESMQQGGIVNYIEGYPSESLPALHTATRAWVLETSLTGIAEETAVKSRIEAQRLQSFLEKAREKFSTIIQIGIGGSELGPKALYWALKGYCPSDKHVHFVSNIDPDNATEVLQSIDCKKTLVVTVSKSGTTLETKVNEEFLAEYFAQKGLPFKEHFVSVTCAGSALDDSDKYLEVFHIWESIGGRYSSTSMVGGVVLGFAFGFEVFLQVLQGAAAMDRAALQPRLLENLPMLSAMIGIWNRNFLRYPTVAVIPYAYGLEYFPAHLQQCIMESNGKSITTKGERVGFATSPVVWGEPGTNCQHSFFQCLHQGSDIVPVEFLGFLKSQRNCDITVMGSSSSQKLLANMIAQAIALAKGRSSENPNRNFDGNRPSSLLITEKLTPYVLGGLLAYYEHKTVFQGFCWGINPFDQEGVSLGKELSEKVLKVMKGEKVSGEFPEIEALLALLDKK; this is encoded by the coding sequence ATGAGTAGAAAAAGCTTTTTGGAATGTACTTCGACAAGCATATTGCAGACATTATCCTTGTCTCCTCTGGATTTAACTGCTCCAGGGGTGCTTTCGGATGAAAGAATACGGCAGTTTTCTTTAGAGTCGGAGGGTTTTCTTTTTAGCTTTGCTACAGAAAGATTGGATCATGCGGTATTGGCTGCACTGACCTCTTTAGCTGAAGAGCGTGGGTTGCATGAATCTATGGAGTCGATGCAGCAGGGAGGCATTGTTAATTATATTGAAGGGTATCCTAGTGAGTCTCTTCCCGCGTTACATACAGCGACACGGGCCTGGGTTTTAGAAACTTCGTTAACTGGAATTGCCGAGGAAACTGCTGTGAAGTCTCGGATAGAAGCACAACGGTTACAGAGTTTTCTAGAAAAGGCTAGAGAGAAGTTTTCTACAATTATCCAAATTGGCATAGGAGGGTCTGAGCTCGGTCCTAAGGCGCTGTATTGGGCGTTAAAAGGGTATTGTCCTTCGGATAAGCACGTACATTTTGTATCCAACATTGACCCAGATAATGCTACAGAGGTACTGCAATCTATAGATTGTAAGAAAACTTTAGTTGTGACGGTTTCGAAATCAGGAACGACTTTGGAAACCAAAGTGAACGAAGAGTTCCTTGCGGAGTATTTTGCTCAGAAAGGGCTGCCTTTTAAGGAGCATTTTGTTTCTGTTACCTGTGCTGGCAGTGCTTTAGATGATTCTGATAAGTACCTTGAAGTGTTTCACATATGGGAGAGCATAGGGGGAAGGTATTCTTCAACTTCTATGGTAGGAGGGGTTGTCTTAGGATTTGCTTTTGGCTTTGAAGTGTTTCTTCAAGTCCTTCAGGGCGCGGCAGCTATGGATCGCGCAGCTTTACAGCCCCGTCTTCTTGAGAATTTACCCATGCTTTCGGCAATGATCGGTATTTGGAATCGAAATTTCTTGCGGTATCCTACAGTTGCAGTGATTCCCTACGCCTATGGTTTAGAGTATTTCCCTGCGCATCTGCAGCAATGCATTATGGAGTCTAATGGGAAAAGTATCACAACCAAGGGAGAGAGAGTAGGATTTGCTACAAGTCCTGTAGTTTGGGGAGAGCCAGGAACAAATTGCCAGCATTCCTTCTTTCAATGTTTGCATCAGGGCTCAGATATAGTGCCTGTTGAATTTCTCGGGTTTTTAAAGAGTCAAAGGAATTGTGATATTACTGTAATGGGAAGTAGTTCTTCTCAGAAACTCTTAGCAAATATGATTGCACAAGCTATAGCTTTAGCTAAAGGACGCTCTAGTGAAAATCCTAATAGGAATTTTGATGGAAACCGCCCTTCTTCTTTGCTGATTACAGAAAAGCTTACGCCTTATGTTTTAGGAGGCCTTCTTGCCTATTATGAACATAAAACTGTATTTCAAGGGTTCTGCTGGGGCATAAATCCTTTTGACCAAGAGGGAGTATCTCTTGGAAAAGAGCTTTCAGAGAAGGTATTAAAGGTAATGAAAGGCGAGAAAGTCTCTGGAGAGTTCCCTGAAATTGAAGCTCTGTTAGCTCTTCTTGATAAAAAGTAA
- a CDS encoding site-specific tyrosine recombinase XerD: MPHVQFSNDILEKFSLFLSVDRGLCQQTILAYSQDISLFLLLNKILSTEEISQNSVCYFVEKLHERNEAEATLARRLIALKVFFIFLKDAQLLKHPPIIEHPKIWKRLPTVLSPQEVEQLLLTPKRAKHLSPLIVARDTAILYTLYSTGIRVSELCDLEIGDVNDEFIRVTGKGSKTRLVPLGSLARDAIDAYLSPFRDLMRQKSPKEEHLFLSFRGKKLERSCIWRRIHEYAKQITSKPVSPHSLRHAFATHLLNNKADLRVIQEMLGHSRISSTEIYTHVASDALIEKFHTFHPRLD, translated from the coding sequence ATGCCCCATGTGCAGTTTAGCAACGACATCTTAGAAAAATTTTCCCTTTTCCTTTCTGTAGACCGAGGTCTCTGTCAGCAAACAATTCTAGCCTATTCTCAAGACATTTCTTTATTTCTCTTGTTAAACAAAATACTATCTACTGAAGAGATTTCTCAAAATAGTGTTTGTTATTTTGTAGAAAAATTACATGAGCGTAACGAAGCCGAGGCTACGCTAGCACGACGTTTGATTGCTTTAAAAGTCTTTTTTATTTTTCTTAAAGACGCCCAGTTGCTTAAACATCCGCCAATCATAGAACACCCAAAAATTTGGAAACGTCTTCCTACAGTTCTCTCCCCACAAGAAGTAGAACAGCTGCTCCTTACGCCAAAACGAGCTAAACATCTCTCTCCACTCATAGTTGCCCGAGATACAGCAATCCTCTATACCCTATACTCTACAGGCATTCGCGTATCTGAACTGTGTGACCTAGAAATTGGAGATGTCAATGATGAATTTATCCGAGTAACAGGAAAAGGCTCAAAAACCCGCCTTGTCCCTCTAGGATCTTTAGCTAGAGACGCTATAGATGCCTACCTCTCTCCTTTCCGAGATCTCATGCGCCAGAAAAGCCCCAAGGAAGAACACCTTTTCCTCTCTTTTCGTGGAAAAAAACTTGAGCGCTCTTGCATTTGGCGACGCATTCACGAATACGCCAAACAAATCACCTCTAAGCCAGTCTCTCCGCATTCCTTAAGACACGCCTTTGCTACCCATCTTTTGAATAACAAAGCTGATCTTAGAGTCATACAAGAAATGCTAGGGCATTCTAGAATTTCCTCTACGGAAATCTATACCCATGTGGCTTCTGATGCCTTAATCGAAAAATTTCACACCTTTCATCCAAGGTTAGACTAG